One part of the Quercus lobata isolate SW786 chromosome 7, ValleyOak3.0 Primary Assembly, whole genome shotgun sequence genome encodes these proteins:
- the LOC115953884 gene encoding pentatricopeptide repeat-containing protein At1g80150, mitochondrial: protein MLSLRYVRRFYHVVAAVSSTESPAAVSNYIRNPKPLEEPALVKLKNERDPEKLFHLFKANAHNRLVIENRFAFEDTVSRLAGAGRFDYIEHLLEHQKTLPQGRREGFILRIIMLYGKAGMTKHALDTFSNMHLYGCRRTVKSFNAALKVLTQTRDLHAVEEFLNDVPVMFGVELDVFSVNIVIKAFCEMGVLDKAYLIMVGMEKLGIKPDVVTYTTLISAFYKENRCEIGNGLWNLMVLKGCIPNLATFNVRIQYLVNRRRAWQANSLMDMMQKLGIAPDEVTYNLVIKGFCQAGYLEMAKRVYSAFHAKGHKPNVKIYQTMIHYLCKGRDFDLAYTMCKDCMRKNWFPNVDTIHTLLEGLKKNGQFGKAKLILTLAQSRVPPFSSSQLGALRSILSRS, encoded by the coding sequence ATGCTCTCTCTGCGATATGTTCGCAGATTCTATCATGTTGTTGCTGCCGTTTCATCAACTGAAAGCCCTGCAGCTGTATCCAATTACATTCGGAATCCAAAGCCATTAGAAGAACCTGCTCTTGTGAAACTTAAGAACGAGCGGGACCCTGAGAAGTTGTTCCATTTATTTAAGGCCAATGCACACAATCGGCTTGTCATTGAAAACCGTTTTGCATTTGAAGACACGGTGTCTAGGCTAGCTGGTGCAGGGCGCTTTGATTACATCGAGCATTTGCTTGAGCATCAGAAGACGCTTCCCCAGGGTCGGCGTGAAGGGTTTATTTTGAGGATTATAATGTTGTATGGTAAGGCTGGGATGACTAAACATGCTCTTGATACTTTTTCTAATATGCATCTGTATGGGTGTCGAAGGACTGTTAAATCTTTCAATGCTGCACTTAAGGTTTTGACACAGACACGTGATTTACATGCAGTTGAGGAATTTCTTAATGATGTACCTGTGATGTTTGGTGTTGAACTGGACGTATTTTCAGTTAATATTGTTATTAAGGCTTTCTGTGAAATGGGTGTTTTGGATAAAGCATATTTAATCATGGTAGGGATGGAAAAGTTAGGAATAAAGCCAGATGTGGTTACATACACAACACTTATTTCAGCATTTTATAAGGAAAACAGGTGTGAGATTGGCAATGGGTTGTGGAATCTAATGGTGCTAAAGGGGTGTATACCGAATCTGGCGACTTTTAATGTTAGGATTCAATATTTGGTTAATAGGAGACGAGCATGGCAAGCTAATAGTTTGATGGATATGATGCAGAAGCTTGGTATTGCACCTGATGAGGTTACCTATAATCTGGTAATCAAAGGGTTCTGCCAGGCTGGGTATCTTGAAATGGCCAAAAGGGTCTATTCTGCTTTTCATGCCAAGGGGCACAAACCCAATGTTAAGATTTACCAGACCATGATTCATTATCTCTGTAAGGGAAGGGATTTTGATTTAGCATATACAATGTGTAAAGATTGCATGAGAAAAAATTGGTTTCCAAATGTGGATACCATTCATACGTTGCTTGAAGGCCTTAAGAAGAATGGGCAGTTTGGTAAGGCCAAGCTGATCCTGACATTGGCTCAGAGTAGAGTACCTCCTTTTTCTTCAAGCCAATTGGGTGCTTTGAGGTCCATATTGTCCAGGAGTTAG
- the LOC115953965 gene encoding NAC domain-containing protein 53-like yields MSFLRRRLPLPLPMGARFEPSDAVLISSYLSPKIRNEVLAWDVIGFSDEVYDKPPWDFCTDSTVVLDDEKHYFFTLLKRGKNRVLRSVGSYGTWHESSTKKIYDSGSGKTIIGFNKLLNFRVKGEGKEMKTTDWLMHEFSVAEKGSDLVLCVIYKKNKKKEERAWALALERPPSVVVDSGILGSPKSVFDQVDFFDGIDDTDMGGQDPYDDQDPVFDFGILGSPKSVFDQVDFFDDTGMGGQDPYDDQDPFDGSPRFAAIDGHSQFQVLDSREDGLTKKMGSEVEGFDGFDEAEVEGLLLDLADDTEPDFDPMSFLNLLDSEEDARPSKKMRCDFSDIV; encoded by the coding sequence ATGAGTTTTCTCCGGCGGAGGCTTCCTCTGCCTCTGCCAATGGGGGCGAGGTTTGAGCCCTCCGATGCAGTGCTTATTTCGAGTTACCTTTCTCCGAAGATTCGAAACGAGGTTTTGGCTTGGGACGTCATCGGATTTTCTGATGAAGTATATGATAAACCCCCATGGGATTTCTGTACGGACTCGACGGTGGTGTTGGATGATGAGAAGCATTATTTCTTCACTCTGTTAAAGAGGGGGAAGAATCGCGTGCTTCGTTCTGTTGGTTCATATGGGACTTGGCATGAAAGTTCCACCAAGAAAATCTATGATTCTGGGTCTGGGAAGACAATTATTGGGTTCAACAAATTGTTGAATTTCAGGGTGAAGGGTGAGGGTAAGGAGATGAAGACCACTGATTGGTTGATGCATGAGTTTAGTGTTGCTGAAAAGGGCTCCGACTTGGTTCTCTGTGTAATTtacaaaaagaataagaagaaggaggagagggCTTGGGCTTTGGCTTTGGAAAGACCACCCTCTGTTGTTGTCGATTCTGGGATTTTGGGTTCTCCAAAGAGTGTTTTTGATCAGGTGGATTTCTTTGACGGAATTGATGACACGGACATGGGGGGTCAAGACCCATATGATGATCAAGACCCAGTTtttgattttggtattttgggttCTCCAAAGAGTGTTTTTGATCAGGTGGATTTCTTTGATGACACGGGCATGGGGGGTCAAGACCCGTATGATGATCAAGACCCATTTGATGGAAGTCCCAGATTTGCTGCCATTGATGGTCATTCACAATTCCAAGTATTGGATTCACGAGAAGATGGGTTAACCAAGAAGATGGGTTCTGAAGTTGAAGGATTTGATGGATTTGATGAAGCTGAGGTGGAGGGTCTTTTACTCGACCTTGCAGATGATACAGAGCCCGATTTTGACCCAATGAGTTTTCTAAATCTTCTGGATTCAGAAGAGGATGCCCGGCCGAGCAAGAAGATGCGCTGTGACTTTTCTGATATTGTATAA
- the LOC115951268 gene encoding guanine nucleotide-binding protein-like NSN1, translating into MLSLVNVGSTPRLTRSMQEVQLYKNVKLLDCPGVVMIRFGANDASITLRNCKRIEKLDDPTGPVKEILRRCPPSMLVTLYKLPSFDSVDDFLQEVAIVRGKLKKGGVVDVEAAERIVLHDWNQGMC; encoded by the exons ATGTTGTCACTTGTCAATGTTGGTTCTACTCCTCGCTTAACAAGATCTATGCAAGAGGTTCAGTTATACAAGAATGTAAAATTGTTAGACTGCCCTGGTGTTGTGATGATTAGATTTGGAGCAAATGATGCATCTATAACTCTTCGTAATTGCAAAAGAATCGAGAAGTTGGATGACCCGACTGGTCCAG TGAAGGAGATTCTAAGGCGTTGCCCACCCAGCATGTTGGTAACTTTGTACAAGCTCCCTAGCTTTGACTCGGTCGATGACTTCCTTCAAGAAGTGGCTATTGTTAGGGGTAAGCTGAAAAAGGGTGGTGTTGTGGATGTGGAAGCTGCTGAAAGAATTGTTCTGCATGACTGGAATCAGGGTATGTGTTAG
- the LOC115954143 gene encoding signal peptidase complex catalytic subunit SEC11A-like isoform X2 — protein MGWIGETMDSIKSLQIRQVLTQAVSLGMIVTSALIIWKALMCITGSESPVVVVLSGSMEPGFKRGDILFLHMSKEPIRAGEIVVFNVDGREIPIVHRVIKVHERQDTGEVDVLTKGDNNYGDDRLLYAHGQLWLQRHHIMGRAVGFLPYVGWVTIIMTEKPIIKYILIGALGLLVITSKD, from the exons ATGGGTTGGATCGGTGAGACAATGGACTCCATCAAATCCCTTCAGATCCGACAGGTCCTCACACAGGCCGTCAGTCTTG GGATGATTGTTACATCTGCACTAATAATATGGAAGGCATTGATGTGCATTACTGGCAGTGAGTCTCCTGTTGTTGTTGTGCTTTCTGGTAGCATGGAACCAGGTTTCAAGAGG GGGGACATCTTGTTCTTACACATGAGCAAAGAACCTATTCGTGCTGGGGAAATTGTTGTCTTTAATGTCGAT GGTCGCGAGATTCCTATTGTCCATCGTGTCATCAAG GTCCATGAACGGCAAGATACTGGAGAGGTTGATGTACTCACAAAAG GAGATAATAATTATGGGGATGACAGACTTCTGTATGCTCATGGTCAGCTCTGGCTTCAACGGCACCACATAATGGGCAGAGCCGTTGG GTTCCTACCTTATGTTGGCTGGGTGACAATTATCATGACTGAAAAGCCAATTATCAAG TATATTCTTATTGGTGCATTGGGGTTGCTGGTTATAACATCAAAAGATTGA
- the LOC115954143 gene encoding signal peptidase complex catalytic subunit SEC11A-like isoform X1 has product MGWIGETMDSIKSLQIRQVLTQAVSLGMIVTSALIIWKALMCITGSESPVVVVLSGSMEPGFKRGDILFLHMSKEPIRAGEIVVFNVDGREIPIVHRVIKVHERQDTGEVDVLTKGDNNYGDDRLLYAHGQLWLQRHHIMGRAVGFLPYVGWVTIIMTEKPIIKYILIGALGLLVITSKD; this is encoded by the exons ATGGGTTGGATCGGTGAGACAATGGACTCCATCAAATCCCTTCAGATCCGACAGGTCCTCACACAGGCCGTCAGTCTTG GGATGATTGTTACATCTGCACTAATAATATGGAAGGCATTGATGTGCATTACTGGCAGTGAGTCTCCTGTTGTTGTTGTGCTTTCTGGTAGCATGGAACCAGGTTTCAAGAGG GGGGACATCTTGTTCTTACACATGAGCAAAGAACCTATTCGTGCTGGGGAAATTGTTGTCTTTAATGTCGAT GGTCGCGAGATTCCTATTGTCCATCGTGTCATTAAG GTCCATGAACGGCAAGATACTGGAGAGGTTGATGTACTCACAAAAG GAGATAATAATTATGGGGATGACAGACTTCTGTATGCTCACGGTCAGCTCTGGCTGCAACGGCACCACATAATGGGCAGAGCTGTTGG GTTCCTACCTTATGTTGGCTGGGTAACAATTATCATGACTGAAAAGCCAATTATCAAG TATATTCTTATTGGTGCATTGGGGTTGCTGGTTATAACATCAAAAGATTGA